The following proteins are co-located in the Bacillus pumilus genome:
- the trmFO gene encoding FADH(2)-oxidizing methylenetetrahydrofolate--tRNA-(uracil(54)-C(5))-methyltransferase TrmFO, producing the protein MSQFVNVIGAGLAGSEAAWQIAKRGIKVNLYEMRPVKQTPAHHTDKFAELVCSNSLRANALTNAVGVLKEEMRHLDSAIIAAADESSVPAGGALAVDRHEFAANVTDRVKNHPNVTVFQEEVQSIPEGPTIIATGPLTSEALSKELKSLTGEEYLYFYDAAAPILEKDSIDMDKVYLKSRYDKGEAAYLNCPMTEEEFDRFYEALISAETVPLKEFEKEIFFEGCMPIEVMAKRGKKTMLFGPMKPVGLEDPKTGKRPYAVVQLRQDDAAGTLYNIVGFQTHLKWGDQKEVFRLIPGLEEAEIVRYGVMHRNTFINSPSLLRPTYQFKNRDDLFFAGQMTGVEGYVESAASGLVAGINAARFVKGEELVTLPEETAIGSMAYYITSTNKKSFQPMNANFGLLKDLGVRIKNKQERYAEYAKRAIETIQTISKSL; encoded by the coding sequence ATGAGTCAATTTGTAAATGTGATCGGAGCAGGTTTAGCAGGAAGTGAAGCTGCATGGCAAATAGCCAAGCGCGGAATTAAAGTCAATTTGTATGAGATGAGACCTGTCAAACAAACGCCAGCTCACCACACAGATAAATTTGCGGAGCTCGTATGCAGCAACTCATTACGTGCGAACGCTTTGACGAATGCGGTAGGTGTATTAAAGGAAGAAATGCGTCATTTAGATTCGGCGATTATCGCAGCAGCAGATGAAAGCTCAGTTCCTGCTGGCGGAGCACTTGCAGTAGACCGTCATGAATTTGCAGCAAACGTCACAGATCGTGTGAAGAATCATCCGAATGTCACTGTCTTTCAAGAAGAAGTACAAAGCATTCCAGAAGGCCCGACAATTATCGCAACTGGCCCACTTACATCTGAAGCACTTTCAAAAGAATTAAAATCACTAACAGGTGAAGAGTATTTATATTTCTACGATGCAGCGGCACCAATTCTAGAGAAAGATAGCATTGATATGGATAAGGTGTACTTGAAATCACGCTATGATAAAGGGGAAGCCGCTTATTTAAACTGTCCAATGACCGAAGAGGAATTCGATCGTTTTTATGAGGCGTTAATTTCTGCTGAAACGGTGCCTTTAAAAGAGTTTGAAAAAGAAATCTTCTTTGAAGGCTGCATGCCAATTGAAGTCATGGCGAAAAGAGGAAAGAAAACGATGCTGTTTGGTCCGATGAAACCAGTAGGACTTGAAGATCCGAAAACAGGAAAAAGACCTTACGCTGTTGTTCAATTAAGACAGGATGATGCAGCAGGTACTTTATATAACATCGTTGGTTTCCAAACTCATTTGAAGTGGGGCGATCAAAAGGAAGTATTCCGTTTGATCCCAGGCCTTGAAGAAGCAGAGATTGTTCGTTATGGCGTGATGCACCGTAATACATTTATTAACTCTCCAAGCCTTTTAAGACCGACTTATCAGTTTAAAAATAGAGATGATCTATTCTTTGCCGGACAAATGACAGGCGTTGAAGGCTATGTCGAGTCCGCGGCTTCGGGACTAGTGGCTGGAATTAATGCGGCTCGTTTTGTCAAAGGAGAAGAGCTTGTCACACTTCCTGAAGAAACGGCGATTGGCAGTATGGCTTACTATATCACGTCGACAAACAAGAAAAGCTTCCAGCCGATGAATGCAAACTTTGGCTTGCTGAAAGATCTTGGCGTTCGGATTAAAAACAAACAAGAGCGGTATGCAGAGTACGCTAAGCGCGCAATTGAAACTATTCAAACTATTTCGAAATCTCTGTAG
- the xerC gene encoding tyrosine recombinase XerC translates to MTNKQRLVHLFIEYLQIEKNYSALTISGYSEAIEEFVRFMNIQGIDGFEEVSYQDTRIYLTEAYEKGLTRRTISKKVSALRSFYKFLLREQLVKENPFLLVSLPKQDKRIPSFLYEEELKELFTVSDVSTPLGQRNQAILEILYATGMRVSELCSLKESDLDLSMDTVLVHGKGSKQRYVPFGSYAHEALVTYLEDGRQKLTAKAKERADAYVFLNQRGAPLTDRGVRFILTELMKKASGTLHIHPHMLRHTFATHLLNEGADLRSVQELLGHSNLSSTQVYTHVSKDSLRKTYMSHHPRAFKRS, encoded by the coding sequence ATGACGAATAAACAGCGTCTTGTCCACTTATTCATTGAATATTTGCAAATTGAAAAAAACTATTCAGCTTTAACGATCTCAGGATATTCAGAAGCCATTGAAGAGTTTGTCAGATTTATGAACATTCAAGGAATAGACGGTTTTGAAGAGGTATCCTATCAAGATACGAGAATTTATTTAACAGAAGCTTATGAAAAAGGCCTGACAAGAAGAACGATTAGTAAGAAAGTCTCTGCGCTTCGCAGCTTTTATAAATTTTTATTAAGAGAACAGCTTGTGAAAGAAAACCCTTTTTTACTCGTTAGCTTACCAAAACAGGATAAGCGAATTCCTTCATTTTTGTATGAAGAAGAACTAAAAGAGCTTTTTACAGTTTCTGATGTAAGCACACCGCTTGGACAAAGAAATCAAGCCATTTTAGAAATTCTTTATGCAACAGGTATGAGGGTCAGTGAGTTATGTTCATTAAAAGAATCTGATCTTGATTTATCGATGGATACAGTGCTTGTTCATGGGAAAGGCAGCAAACAGCGGTATGTTCCTTTCGGTTCGTACGCACATGAAGCGCTGGTCACTTATTTAGAGGATGGAAGGCAGAAGCTGACAGCTAAGGCGAAAGAGCGTGCTGATGCGTATGTGTTTTTGAATCAGCGCGGAGCCCCTCTTACAGATCGAGGCGTTCGATTCATTCTCACTGAATTAATGAAAAAGGCGTCAGGCACATTACATATCCATCCTCACATGCTAAGGCACACCTTTGCCACGCATCTCTTAAACGAGGGGGCGGATTTGAGAAGTGTTCAAGAACTTCTCGGTCACTCAAACTTATCATCAACACAGGTGTACACGCATGTATCAAAAGATTCTTTAAGAAAAACGTACATGTCTCATCACCCAAGGGCTTTTAAACGATCCTAA